A window of the Lolium perenne isolate Kyuss_39 chromosome 7, Kyuss_2.0, whole genome shotgun sequence genome harbors these coding sequences:
- the LOC127300871 gene encoding nudix hydrolase 15, mitochondrial, giving the protein MEVNPGTNIEELIQRLRLHQPPPSPYSADSSTAATPGAAQLFQPRRAAVLVCLFQDAAGELRVLLTKRASSLSTHSGEVALPGGKAEEGDADDAATALREAKEEIGLDSALVTVVSSLEHFLSQHLLVVVPIVGILSDIHAFKPALNVDEVDDIFDVPLEMFLKDEGRRSEEREWMGQAFTLHHFDYEKGNKKYVIWGLTAGILIQAASVVYQRPPDFAERRVQFNLPKYSKEYSSMP; this is encoded by the exons ATGGAGGTGAATCCCGGCACGAACATTGAGGAGCTTATTCAACGGCTGAGGCTCCACCAGCCGCCTCCCTCCCCTTACTCTGCCGATTCCTCCACAGCGGCGACCCCCGGCGCCGCCCAGCTGTTTCAGCCTCGGAGAGCCGCCGTGTTGGTCTGCCTCTTCCAGGACGCCGCCGGCGAGCTCCGAGTCCTCCTCACCAAGCGCGCCTCGTCCCTCTCCACCCACTCTG GGGAGGTTGCATTGCCAGGAGGGAAGGCAGAGGAGGGTGATGCTGATGATGCAGCAACAGCATTAAGAGAGGCGAAGGAGGAGATTGGGCTTGATTCAGCTCTGGTCACTGTCGTTTCCTCGCTTGAGCACTTCTTGTCCCAG CATCTTCTGGTAGTTGTTCCTATTGTTGGCATACTGTCAGATATACATGCATTCAAACCAGCCCTTAATGTTGATGAGGTGGACGACATTTTTGATGTGCCCCTAGAGATGTTCCTCAAG GATGAGGGCAGGAGGTCCGAGGAGCGAGAATGGATGGGACAGGCATTCACACTTCATCACTTCGactatgagaaagggaacaagaaGTACGTAATTTGGGGTCTGACTGCCGGCATCTTGATCCAGGCCGCTTCAGTTGTATACCAGCGGCCACCAGACTTTGCTGAACGAAGGGTACAGTTCAACTTGCCAAAGTACTCAAAGGAGTATTCATCAATGCCATGA